In one window of Tellurirhabdus rosea DNA:
- a CDS encoding ABC transporter ATP-binding protein produces MIQLNNVSKYYPAGFGKTYVLRNVSLEIGQGEFVSIMGPSGSGKSTLLHILGLLEEPSEGEYLFLEQPVQKLSEKRRTDLHRNHIGFVFQAYHLIDELTVYENIETPLLYKGMSSSERKSRVADLLDRFNIVGKKDLFPNQLSGGQQQLVGIARAVAASPRVIFADEPTGNLHSDQAREIMELFKRLNQEDGVTIVQVTHSDINAAYGNRVLHLKDGWLEPAETATTRG; encoded by the coding sequence ATGATTCAACTTAATAACGTCTCCAAGTACTATCCCGCCGGGTTCGGCAAGACCTATGTGCTGCGCAATGTAAGTCTGGAAATCGGCCAGGGCGAGTTCGTCAGCATCATGGGCCCCAGCGGGTCGGGCAAGTCCACGCTGCTGCACATCCTCGGGCTGCTGGAAGAGCCGTCGGAGGGCGAATACCTGTTTCTGGAACAGCCCGTGCAGAAGCTGTCCGAAAAGCGGCGGACGGACCTGCACCGCAACCACATCGGGTTCGTTTTCCAGGCGTACCACCTCATCGACGAACTGACGGTGTACGAAAACATCGAAACGCCGCTGCTGTACAAAGGCATGTCGTCGTCGGAGCGCAAAAGCCGCGTGGCTGACCTGCTCGACCGCTTCAATATCGTCGGCAAGAAAGACCTGTTTCCGAACCAGCTTTCCGGCGGGCAGCAGCAGCTGGTCGGGATCGCCCGCGCCGTTGCGGCCAGTCCACGGGTCATCTTCGCCGATGAACCCACCGGCAACCTGCACTCCGACCAGGCCCGCGAAATCATGGAGCTGTTCAAACGCTTGAACCAGGAAGACGGCGTCACCATCGTGCAGGTGACGCACTCGGACATCAACGCCGCCTACGGCAACCGGGTGCTGCATCTGAAGGACGGCTGGCTGGAACCGGCCGAAACGGCAACGACCCGCGGATAA
- a CDS encoding aminotransferase class IV, which produces MNIQTSAVFNGDVIPQNGGLFTADNRVFQYGDGLFETIRYEKGQLWFFSDHVERLRAGMMALKMLPNPVFTKQELQIQVLDLIARNQLSAEPVRVKIQVWRRPGGLYTPATNEVDYLITVKPGQPFAVTEKTNLGIYPDFRLSPSPVSAYKTCNALPYVLAGLYRQEHGFDDVMLLDTHGHLAECMASNLFWFVGETLFTPSLETGCLGGVLRRQLLRHFPAQEGLFFPDTLEKADCLFCGNVAGIQVYRGLNSPWVTGLERIFAA; this is translated from the coding sequence GTGAATATTCAAACCAGCGCGGTTTTTAACGGGGATGTCATCCCGCAGAATGGGGGGCTTTTCACCGCCGACAACCGGGTGTTTCAGTACGGCGACGGCCTGTTTGAAACGATCCGGTACGAAAAGGGACAGTTGTGGTTCTTTTCCGATCATGTTGAGCGCCTTCGGGCTGGCATGATGGCCTTAAAAATGCTTCCAAATCCTGTTTTTACCAAACAGGAGCTACAAATACAGGTCCTCGACCTGATTGCCCGCAACCAGCTGTCGGCCGAGCCGGTCCGGGTGAAAATTCAGGTCTGGCGCCGTCCCGGTGGGCTTTATACGCCCGCTACCAACGAGGTCGATTACCTGATTACCGTCAAACCCGGCCAGCCGTTTGCCGTTACCGAAAAAACAAACCTGGGCATTTATCCGGATTTCCGGCTGTCGCCCTCGCCGGTTTCGGCCTACAAAACCTGCAACGCACTGCCCTACGTGCTGGCGGGACTTTACCGGCAGGAACACGGCTTTGACGACGTGATGCTGCTCGACACGCACGGGCACCTGGCCGAATGCATGGCCTCCAACCTGTTCTGGTTCGTCGGCGAAACGCTGTTCACCCCTTCGCTCGAAACGGGCTGTCTGGGCGGCGTTCTGCGGCGTCAGCTGCTCCGCCACTTCCCCGCGCAGGAAGGGCTCTTTTTTCCGGATACTCTGGAAAAAGCCGATTGCCTCTTTTGCGGCAATGTGGCCGGGATTCAGGTGTACCGGGGCCTGAACAGCCCGTGGGTGACGGGACTGGAGCGGATTTTCGCAGCTTGA
- a CDS encoding ABC transporter permease, with amino-acid sequence MLSNYLKIALRNLWKHKLFSVINVVGLASGMMVCLLAITHIKGTFEVDNFHPNRERIYRVLTDVTGRNNDVRPYATSPMPLAETLKKDYEFVEETARVVRAYGAFSFGEKQLDVLSFAVDPGFFSVFGYPLEKGRPATEPGTVVLTRKTAERFFGTASPLGQVLTHKDFGPMTVTGVLADMPSRSHLRFDLLFSLRTPVQSAEAVIFQNWKYYHNGYTYVLLKPKAAPDALEKALPTIGTRALRGLRFDEGEKGYRLRVQPLTAISPARQELAFGTYEKQVGGLLVEMGVGLLTLLLATFNYINLTLARSLSRAREVGIRKVVGALRWQVMGQFMAESVVLSLISLVVAYAFYTLVEPMAFVQQWLNEGVEKDGLLWLLFIGFSLLAGLLAGLIPARVLSGFEAAQVLRSRTGLRVIRGISLRKSLIVAQFAISLVAMITLLVMARQQEYMATGDYGFRKENILTIPVTQRSYTPLTQELSKLAGVEQLAATSELFGSFGESQVLRRERFAKDSAMAFMWSVDYSFVRTLGLTMLAGEGLPAASSDSTGHRILINEEAARVFRLGNAREAVGKTLWLNDSTEVQISGVLKDFRFTTFAWSVKPLVMRYQPAQFRYLNIQITDGRETTTVADIQQVWKKLFPYQSFDGQWYDDYLYQRHSHQDDLEFMGLLAALAFSIATLGLLGIVTYSTQTRTKEVGIRKVMGAGVGQVIFLLSWDFVKLLLMAGAIAIPLGYLTGSLFLMNFAYNVGVGIGVPGLCLGAMLLVGGLTIGFQTYRAAIANPTDSLRNE; translated from the coding sequence ATGCTATCCAACTACCTCAAAATCGCCCTTCGCAACCTCTGGAAACACAAGCTGTTTTCGGTCATCAACGTGGTCGGCCTGGCGTCGGGCATGATGGTCTGTCTGCTGGCCATAACCCACATCAAGGGGACGTTTGAGGTGGATAACTTTCATCCCAACCGGGAGCGCATTTACCGGGTCCTGACCGATGTAACGGGCCGGAACAACGACGTGAGGCCCTATGCCACCTCGCCGATGCCGCTGGCCGAGACCCTGAAAAAAGACTATGAGTTTGTGGAAGAAACCGCCCGGGTGGTGCGAGCCTACGGCGCGTTTTCGTTCGGCGAAAAACAGCTTGACGTGCTTTCGTTTGCCGTGGACCCCGGTTTCTTCTCTGTTTTTGGATATCCACTCGAAAAAGGCCGCCCCGCCACCGAGCCGGGCACGGTGGTGCTGACGCGGAAAACGGCCGAGCGCTTCTTCGGTACGGCCAGCCCGCTGGGCCAGGTTCTGACGCACAAGGATTTCGGACCCATGACCGTGACGGGTGTTCTGGCCGATATGCCTTCCCGCTCGCACCTCCGCTTTGACCTGTTGTTTTCCCTGCGAACGCCCGTCCAATCGGCCGAAGCCGTTATCTTTCAAAACTGGAAATACTACCACAACGGCTACACCTACGTCCTGCTGAAACCGAAAGCGGCTCCTGACGCCCTCGAAAAAGCCCTCCCGACCATCGGCACCCGCGCCCTCCGCGGTCTGCGGTTCGACGAGGGGGAGAAGGGCTACCGCCTGCGTGTGCAACCCCTCACGGCCATTTCGCCCGCCCGGCAGGAACTGGCTTTTGGCACCTACGAAAAGCAGGTGGGCGGGCTGCTGGTCGAAATGGGCGTCGGCCTGCTGACGCTGCTGCTGGCGACGTTCAATTACATCAATCTGACGCTGGCCCGTTCGCTGAGCCGCGCCCGGGAGGTGGGCATCCGGAAGGTGGTCGGGGCGCTGCGCTGGCAGGTAATGGGCCAGTTTATGGCCGAATCGGTGGTGCTTTCCCTTATTTCGCTGGTGGTGGCCTACGCCTTTTACACCCTGGTAGAACCCATGGCCTTTGTGCAGCAATGGCTGAATGAAGGCGTGGAAAAAGACGGCCTGCTCTGGCTGCTGTTCATCGGCTTTAGTCTGCTGGCCGGTCTGCTGGCGGGACTCATTCCGGCGCGGGTGCTTTCGGGCTTCGAGGCGGCGCAGGTGCTCCGGAGCCGGACGGGGCTACGGGTCATCCGGGGAATCAGCCTGCGCAAGTCCCTGATTGTCGCCCAATTTGCCATTTCGCTCGTCGCCATGATTACGCTTCTGGTGATGGCCCGGCAGCAGGAGTACATGGCGACGGGCGATTACGGCTTTCGCAAAGAAAATATCCTCACGATTCCGGTAACGCAGCGGTCTTATACACCTCTCACCCAAGAGTTAAGCAAACTGGCAGGTGTCGAACAGCTTGCGGCTACCTCCGAACTGTTCGGTTCATTTGGCGAAAGTCAGGTGTTACGGCGTGAACGCTTCGCTAAAGATTCGGCGATGGCTTTTATGTGGTCGGTCGATTATTCGTTTGTCCGTACGCTGGGCTTAACGATGCTGGCGGGAGAAGGCTTACCGGCCGCTTCATCGGACTCAACGGGGCACAGAATACTGATAAACGAAGAAGCTGCCCGGGTGTTCCGGCTCGGCAACGCCCGCGAGGCGGTCGGAAAAACGCTCTGGCTTAACGACAGCACGGAGGTTCAGATTTCGGGCGTTCTGAAGGATTTCCGGTTTACCACTTTTGCCTGGTCCGTAAAGCCGCTGGTAATGCGTTATCAGCCCGCTCAATTTCGGTATCTGAACATACAGATAACAGATGGCCGGGAAACGACGACAGTTGCAGACATCCAACAGGTATGGAAGAAACTGTTTCCGTACCAATCCTTTGACGGACAATGGTACGACGATTACCTTTACCAGCGCCACAGCCACCAGGACGACCTCGAATTTATGGGCCTGCTGGCGGCGCTGGCCTTTTCCATTGCGACCCTCGGGCTGCTCGGAATCGTCACCTACTCGACCCAAACGCGGACGAAGGAAGTGGGCATCCGCAAAGTCATGGGAGCCGGCGTGGGGCAGGTCATCTTCCTGCTGTCGTGGGATTTTGTCAAATTGCTCCTGATGGCGGGAGCCATCGCCATTCCGCTGGGGTATCTGACGGGGAGCCTGTTCCTGATGAACTTTGCCTACAACGTGGGCGTGGGTATCGGTGTCCCGGGGCTTTGTCTGGGTGCCATGCTGCTCGTCGGCGGCCTGACCATCGGTTTTCAAACCTACCGGGCGGCCATCGCCAACCCGACAGACAGCTTGCGGAATGAATGA
- a CDS encoding ABC transporter permease: MFKNYLKIAFRSLWKNKTQSLINIVGLSVAFGTCLLLFLAAAFQLSFDSFHKDSGRIYRTYFLSLYPDGSPDPNPTMPFPLVPALKAEYPEVEKATRIIWGGGGVRYGDKVFNKQVRACDADFLEIFTFPLLKGETQTALADLSSIVISENMAKDVFGAGINPVGKSLQVKTGRDWRNFVVSAVISDAPGNSTIEYDAFIRIENVPDYSANKDRWDNQTHEVYVKLAANAQQMATQKRFSGLMQKYMKDVIDYQIRQGRGKNEMGEYYSLMLQPLNEVHFDDISREAIYTIIAIGIFILVIACINFINLTIARALTRAREVGVRKSLGAKRWQLFTQIWGETVLICLVALGLGVLLANVVMPQFNQLFNARLSLMQLLTPMAAGLTVAGFLLVTFVAGGYPSWIISRFNTVQVLKGRITMKRPGMLRNSLIVTQFSIACLLIGCTLVMLQQINYLRERPLGLTQEQVISVPVGGELDGKVALQRLRQRLGSESRVVAVTGTNVNIGYGLDGSSSRSRMGFQYNKKDVTTDWLRVDFDYLKTLNIKLLQGRDFSPEYSQDSVSSVMITEKFARQLGEKTPVGKFLQPDSAGQKYQIVGVVSDFNLYSLREDVSAITLQMSQTYPINYIFVRVQPQNVAGSMDMVKAAWKEIAPQTEFKGSFMDENTDRWYRKEQKLSTILTAAAIITVVLSCMGLFAVALMTIEQRTKEIGIRKVLGASVGGLVALLSKDFLKLVFLAILIATPLAWYAMQKWLQDFAYRIPTPWAVFALAGLVAVLIAFLTVSYHSIRAALMNPVKSLKTE; the protein is encoded by the coding sequence ATGTTCAAGAACTACCTCAAGATTGCTTTTCGTTCGCTCTGGAAAAACAAGACGCAGAGCCTGATCAACATCGTCGGGCTGTCGGTTGCGTTCGGGACCTGCCTCCTACTGTTTCTGGCCGCGGCATTTCAGCTTTCGTTCGACAGTTTCCATAAAGATTCCGGCCGGATTTACCGGACTTACTTCCTTTCGCTGTACCCGGACGGTTCGCCGGACCCCAATCCAACGATGCCCTTTCCGCTGGTGCCTGCGCTGAAGGCTGAATATCCGGAGGTGGAAAAAGCCACCCGGATCATCTGGGGCGGGGGCGGCGTTCGCTACGGCGATAAGGTATTCAACAAACAGGTGCGCGCCTGCGACGCGGATTTTCTCGAAATTTTCACGTTCCCGCTCCTCAAAGGCGAGACCCAAACGGCGCTGGCCGACCTGAGCAGCATCGTCATCAGCGAAAACATGGCGAAGGACGTTTTCGGAGCGGGCATCAACCCCGTTGGAAAGTCGCTGCAGGTGAAGACGGGCCGAGACTGGCGGAATTTTGTCGTCAGCGCCGTTATCAGCGATGCGCCCGGCAACTCGACCATCGAATACGACGCCTTTATCCGGATTGAAAACGTCCCGGACTACAGCGCCAACAAGGACCGCTGGGACAACCAGACGCACGAAGTCTACGTCAAGCTGGCCGCCAACGCCCAGCAGATGGCTACGCAGAAACGCTTTTCCGGCCTCATGCAGAAGTACATGAAGGACGTCATCGATTATCAGATTCGTCAGGGCCGGGGCAAAAACGAGATGGGCGAATACTACAGCCTGATGCTCCAGCCGCTCAACGAAGTCCACTTCGACGACATCAGCCGGGAAGCGATTTACACCATCATCGCCATCGGTATTTTCATTCTGGTCATTGCCTGCATCAACTTCATCAACCTGACCATCGCCCGCGCCCTGACCCGTGCCCGCGAGGTGGGCGTCCGGAAGTCGCTGGGGGCCAAACGCTGGCAGCTGTTCACGCAGATCTGGGGCGAAACGGTGCTGATCTGTCTGGTTGCGCTGGGATTGGGCGTGCTGCTCGCCAACGTGGTGATGCCGCAGTTCAACCAGCTTTTCAACGCCCGGCTGAGCCTGATGCAACTGCTGACGCCGATGGCCGCGGGGCTTACGGTGGCGGGCTTCCTGCTGGTGACGTTCGTAGCGGGCGGGTATCCGTCCTGGATCATCAGCCGGTTCAACACGGTTCAGGTGCTGAAGGGCCGAATCACGATGAAGCGCCCCGGCATGCTCCGTAATTCGCTGATCGTAACGCAGTTTTCCATTGCCTGTCTGCTCATTGGCTGCACGCTCGTCATGCTGCAGCAGATCAATTACCTCCGCGAACGGCCGCTGGGCCTGACGCAGGAGCAGGTCATCAGCGTGCCCGTCGGCGGCGAGCTGGACGGCAAAGTTGCCCTGCAGCGCCTGCGCCAGCGACTCGGCTCCGAAAGCCGGGTGGTGGCCGTTACGGGCACCAACGTCAACATCGGTTACGGACTGGACGGCAGCTCGTCCCGCAGCCGGATGGGTTTTCAGTACAATAAAAAAGACGTGACGACCGACTGGCTCCGGGTTGACTTCGACTACCTCAAGACCTTGAATATTAAACTTTTGCAGGGCCGAGACTTCTCACCGGAATACAGCCAGGACTCGGTTTCCTCGGTCATGATTACCGAAAAATTTGCCCGGCAGCTCGGGGAGAAAACCCCCGTCGGGAAGTTTCTCCAGCCCGATTCGGCGGGCCAGAAATACCAGATTGTGGGCGTCGTGTCGGACTTTAACCTGTATTCGCTTCGGGAAGATGTCTCAGCAATTACCCTTCAAATGAGCCAGACCTATCCCATCAATTACATCTTTGTGCGGGTACAGCCGCAAAATGTGGCGGGCTCGATGGACATGGTGAAGGCGGCCTGGAAAGAAATCGCTCCGCAGACCGAATTCAAAGGGTCGTTCATGGACGAGAACACGGACCGCTGGTATCGCAAGGAACAGAAACTTTCGACCATCCTGACGGCGGCGGCCATCATTACCGTGGTGCTTTCCTGCATGGGTCTGTTTGCCGTGGCGCTGATGACCATCGAGCAGCGGACCAAGGAAATCGGCATCCGGAAGGTGCTGGGCGCGTCGGTCGGCGGACTGGTGGCCCTGCTGTCCAAAGATTTCCTGAAGCTGGTTTTTCTGGCTATCCTGATTGCCACCCCGCTCGCCTGGTACGCCATGCAGAAGTGGCTGCAGGACTTCGCCTACCGCATTCCGACTCCCTGGGCTGTATTTGCCCTGGCCGGTCTGGTGGCGGTTCTGATTGCGTTCCTGACCGTCAGTTACCACAGCATCCGGGCAGCGCTGATGAATCCGGTCAAAAGTCTTAAAACGGAGTGA